Genomic segment of Syntrophales bacterium:
AACTGTCCAGACCTGCCAGATGAAACGTCAGGTCGGGCAAGTACTTCTCCGCAGCGAGCAATTCCCCGTATTTTCTCCCCTTCATAAACTGGAGCAGATATACCCTGTTGCCGTGTCCTATTGCCCGGAGGGCCTGTCCGAGCGCCGCGGTCGTCTTCCCCTTGCCGTCCCCGGTGAAGACCATGACGAGGCCTTTATTATACTGTGCCAGGATTTCCTCTCTGCTTTTGGGCACCTTCAATTTCCTCTTAAAGTTACCAGTCTGAGAAGCCTCTGCAATTTGCAGATGTTTTTAAATCCATCTCCTATGAACTGAACAGCGAGCGAATAAAATCAACAATTTTCCTTAACAGCCGGAGGTTCCCCGCAGCTTGCTGCGGGGAGATTCAATTCCACAACATATCGAATTCAGTGCTATAACGAAACGGTCAGTTTGTCAAGGAAGGAAAATCCCGTTAACTCTTGACTGTTACCGACTGACTCTCCCGCATCTCATCACCGGAATAATCACAGCATCTGGTGTGCAGCTTCGTAAATAAGGACAGGAAGATAAATTTTTAATTAATCCACATATCAACACCCGTCCCGATTGTATCCTTGTACCCGGTTTTTTCAAATGCCAGGGGCAGCCCCCCTTAGTGTTCTCAGTACATCTCGTATTTAACCAGCCTGCCGTCAAGCCCGCCGGCCTTGATCGGTTTTTTCCATGATACTTTCAGCCCGATTTTTTTGATATACTCCCGTTCTCCGAAATAAACAAAAGCGGCCGAGCCTTTGCATTTCTGTTTCAGAAAATCGCCGAAATTTTTATAAAACACTTCAAGGTTCTCGTCTCCTCCCATCCGAATACCATAAGGCGGATTGGTTACAATTACATGCCCTTCAAGGGCGGGCAGCTCTCTGAAGTCCGCCCTTTCAACACTTACGTTATTTCCGTAATGGAGCCCCATCAGGTTTGTCCGCGCCGTGCTGACAGCCTCCGCGGACACATCACTGCCCGCAATCAGCCCTTTCGGCAGTTCCCGGATGTGTCCGTCGGCCTCTTTTTTTACCTGCTTCCAGACAGCGCCGTCAAAGTCGGGCAGAAATTCAAAACCGAATCGATCCCTGAAAACACCCGCAGGAATATTGCTATACCGCATGAGCGCTTCACACAAAAGGGTTCCCGAACCGCACAAAGGATCATATAACGGAACAGAACCGTCCCATTCGCTGAATCGGATAATCGCGGCGGCGACGGTTTCCTGCATCGGCGCCGAAACGGTCTCCTCTCTGTATCCTCTACGGTGAAGCGCGCCGCCTGAAGTGTCGAGGCTTATTACCGCCTTATCGTGCCTGATATGAAGGTTCAGCAAGATATCCGGATTCCTTACCGACACATCCGGACGCTGACCGGTTTTTTCTTTGAAATAGTCTGCAACCGCATCTTTAAGGCGGAGGGCAGCGTACTTTGAATGCGAAATCGCGCTGTCGGAAACATTCCCCGATACGGCAAAGGTATTGCCTTCCGCAAAAAAATCTTCCCACTCGATCTGTTTGGCCTTATGATACAGCGTATCGGTATCATGACAATCGTATGATATTAACGGCGCAAGGCACCGTGAAAGAAGCCTGGTCAGATAATTAATTCGATACAGGGTTGATTTGTCCGCCCTGAAATAAATTCCGCTGAATTCCGGCCTGACATCTTCGGCGCCGAGTTCAATTAGTTCCTCCGCGCCGGCTTCTTTTAAGCCGTCGGCTACCATGGCAAAATAACGGCAATCCTTCTGATACTGATATGCCGCCGCTTTCCGCTTTTCTCTTCCAGGGCGTTTGACCCAATCGGCTGATACCATTTTTCACCACTTTCGTTTCAATCGGAGCCGGAAAGAAAGGTCGAGATATTGCTTGATCATTTCAAACCTTTTGCAGTATTAGTTGTTACGCGTCTGAATGAACCCTGCCGTTGCCGCACCAGGGTAAATATTGCATGAGCTTGGGCGTAAAATCAACTGAATTGTGGTAAAGTCCGTCCTTCGGTGGTAAGAACGCGAGCACGCCGCCGGAGGAAAAATTTAAAGGGTATTGATGTTGGGTAATCCGGAAGGGGGGGCTGCAAAATGGATACGGATTATAAAAGCAGAACCCGGAGAAAAAATGAAGACCAGGCCCTGCAGCGCCTGGGCAAACAGTTGGTCGCCCTGCCGTTCGGCCAGATTAAGACCATGGGGCTGCCGGATGAGCTTCTGACGGCCATCGAATTCGCACGTAAAATAAGGAGTCATGGCG
This window contains:
- the yjgA gene encoding ribosome biogenesis factor YjgA — encoded protein: MDTDYKSRTRRKNEDQALQRLGKQLVALPFGQIKTMGLPDELLTAIEFARKIRSHGARRRQIQYIGALMRHIDPQPIENALDRIRTGNLRK
- a CDS encoding class I SAM-dependent RNA methyltransferase; the encoded protein is MVSADWVKRPGREKRKAAAYQYQKDCRYFAMVADGLKEAGAEELIELGAEDVRPEFSGIYFRADKSTLYRINYLTRLLSRCLAPLISYDCHDTDTLYHKAKQIEWEDFFAEGNTFAVSGNVSDSAISHSKYAALRLKDAVADYFKEKTGQRPDVSVRNPDILLNLHIRHDKAVISLDTSGGALHRRGYREETVSAPMQETVAAAIIRFSEWDGSVPLYDPLCGSGTLLCEALMRYSNIPAGVFRDRFGFEFLPDFDGAVWKQVKKEADGHIRELPKGLIAGSDVSAEAVSTARTNLMGLHYGNNVSVERADFRELPALEGHVIVTNPPYGIRMGGDENLEVFYKNFGDFLKQKCKGSAAFVYFGEREYIKKIGLKVSWKKPIKAGGLDGRLVKYEMY